DNA sequence from the Synergistota bacterium genome:
AAAAACTATCGCGCGAACTCGACTTCACAATTCACTACTGGAGAAGCAAGGAGAAAGCGGAGGTTGACTTCGTGCTGAGAAAGGGCGAGGAAATTCTCCCCATCGAGGTAAAGTGGTATGCTGGAAAATCCCTCTCGCCTCCGAGATCGTTGAGGAGCTTTATAAAAAGATACAATCCTCCTCTTGCCATCATTCTAACTCCAAATACCGAGGGCTTCGGAAGAGCAGAAAATACAGACATTAAGATCTCCCCATTCTACAAAGCAGATGAGCTGATTAGGAAGCGCTTCTGTGAGTATCGCTGATTAAAGATCTTAACCCATCCGAAGAAACCCCGCAACCTGCGAGGAACGCTACCGCCACTGTGATAATTAGCCATAGAGAAGCTTTGGCTGCCATTTGAATAAACGGTTTCATTTGCCTCCTTTTTCTATTTTACCCCTTTCTTTTGCAAATGCGTCAAGACTTTTTCCTTTCTGATATAATAGACTTTATGAAAAAGAAGGGCTTAACCCTGATAGAGCTTCTCGTGGCTCTGGCAATAGCTGCCTTTATAGGCGGGAGCCTGCTGGGGCTGCTTCTTGGAGTCACGAGAAGTAAAAGCTTTTCTGAAACCATCTCAACTGAAAATCAGATAGTAAGGGGACTTTTCGATCTCCTCTACTCAGATCTACGCTGTTCGTTTCAAACAAAAAGGGGGCTTAACTTCGTGGGAGAGAAAAACAGGCTTTCTTTCCTGAAAATGGGAATCCACTCCCTTGAAAGGGTAGAGTATGAGTTTAAGGATGGGGAGTTTAAGAGAAACGACGAAACGGTGCTTAAAGATAAAAAATTCAGCATAAGTTTCAGGTTCCTTAAAAAAAGGAGGTGGCTATCAAGCTGGAAGAAAGCTGGTAGCAAGCCGGATGCAGTAGAAGTTAGTATAAAATACGGCACAGATGCCTTTAAAGCACTTATTCCCACACATTAGGAGGTGTAAAGTTTGAAAAAACTTTTTGCGGGAATTTTGTTTTTACTTCTTTTAAGCCTTCCTGGATATGCCTGGGGAGCAAACTGGACGGTTATGGTATATATGGCAGCGGATAACAATCTTGAGTCAGCCGCCATAAATGATTTTCTTGAGTTATCTTCTATAGGCTCATCAGGCGAGGTTAATATAGTGGTTCAGCTTGACAGGGGAGGACATGATTCAAGCTATGGCGGGTGGACAACTGCAAACAGGTTTTACATAACTCAGGGAATGGAACCAACGCTAAATAATGCGATATTGGACTGGGGAGATGGCCAGGGAGGACGAGAGGTCGACATGGGAGATCCAGAAGTTCTAAAAGACTTTGTAAGCTGGGCAATGAGTAACTATCCAGCGAATCACTATCTTCTCGTTATATGGAATCATGGACAGGGATGGAAAGGAAAAGATCAAAGAAAGGGCTTTCTTCCTCTTAAGTGGGTGTGCCTTGATGAAACCAGCAACGATGTTCTATGGGCATATGAGCTGAGAAATGCCCTTGAAGGCATGAACCTGAATATCGTAGCAATGGATGCCTGTCTAATGGCAACCATAGAAATCATGTCAGAGCTAAATGGAATAGCAAACTACTACGTAGCATCCGAGGAGACAATTCCCTTTAATGGATACCCTTATGATGATATAATGAGCGTTCTCGTTTCTTCTCCAACAATGACGCCTGAGGAACTGTGTCAAACGATAGTGGAAAAATACAGAGACTCATACATGAGTAGCTCTTTTTCCATCACGCTATCTGCATTCAACATGAGCAAGTTTAGCGATCTTCTAAACGCGTTAAACGATCTCACAAACGAGATACTTTCCTCGTCTGGCTGGAACACCCTAATGGACGCTCGTTCAAGGGTTCAAAGCTTTTACGGAAACTACGAGATAGATCTTCACCACCTTGCGGTTCTTCTTGAGGGAAATTTCTCAAAGGCTTCTGAAGTTAAAGAAGCGATAGAAAATGGCATCGTAGCCGAGTATCACTCGTCAAGCTTAACCGGGGCCTATGGCGTTTCAATATATTTCCCCTCAGGGAGGGAATACAATCCCTTCTATGATGACCCGAGAAGAAGCTTTACTAATGACTCAAGTTGGGATGATCTTTTAAGGAGCTACTTTGAGGAAACCGCTCCCAGCTTAAATGCTCCCTGGAGCGACAATAAGCCAGATATAGATGGAAGTATAGGAAGTGAGGAATGGAGTGATGCAGCGGTTATAGAGAACGGAAGCGTTAAGCTGTACTTAAAGTGTGACGAGAGATATCTATATATAGCGGTTGATGACCCTGCCGATCCCCAAGTTAATGAAGGAGATAAAGTCGGTATATATTTCGACACCAACGGCGATTGGAAGTGGCCCAGCGTCAAGGGAAACGAAGGAAATTACTGGATAAAATCAACGGATGGAACATGGCAGGGGCTATTCAGAGCCATCTGGGGAAGCGTAGGAATGCCAAATTATGATGAAACCCCAACAACGGTATCGAGCGATGAGCTTGCTTTTGCAGTCTCAACATCAAGCGGACACTTACAATACGAGGTGAGGATAGACTACACCGCGAGGTGGAACGTCCACTTAGAGGATGAGGTTCATTTATATATATTCGTCTATGATGCTGGTGGAAACAAAGATGATATAGACTGGCCCGCTGACCTGACCGGAAGCGACTTTGGATACTTCTCACCGGTTAACTACGCAAAGCTGACTCTCGGGGAGGGGGGAGGAGTCCCATCGATGCAAGTCTCGCCGGAAAGCATAGATTTTGGAGAGGTAAAAATAGATGAAACAGAATCAGCCACTTTGACCATAACGAACGTCGGAACGGGGGTTCTGAACATAGAAGCAAGCCTCACTGGCGAGGATTCCTCCAATTTCTCGATATTCCCGGCATCCTTAAAAGTTCTCCCTGATGAATCGGGAACCATAACGGTTTACTTCAGTCCCGAAGAAGAGGGAACCCTCGACGGGTTCGTTAAGCTTGAAACGAATGATCCTGAAAAGAATATATATTACGTTTATATAAAGGGAAAAGGAAAAAAAGACGAAAATAACGATATCTTTGGAGGATGCAGTGCATCTCCGGGAAAGGAAAATCTCCCTCTCCTGCTACTTCTGGTTCCTCTACTTATCGCTCTAAGGAGCCGTCTCAATAAGCCCCCTTGCCCATAAACACGACCAAGAAAGTCCTTAATATGATTTTGATATCGAGCCACAGCGACCAGTTTTGAATATAGTAGGCATCGAGGCGCAACCTTTCCTCGAAAGTGGTCAGGTTGCGCCCGCTTATTTGCCACAGTCCTGTTATGCCAGGCTTAACCTCAAGAATTACATCGAAGTATTCGCCTATTTTTTCCCTCTCCCGTGGAAGATAGGGACGGGGACCAACAATGCTCATATCCCCTCTAAGGACGTTCCAGAGCTGAGGTAGCTCATCAAGACTCCATTTTCTCAAGAATTTTCCAACCCTGGTTACTCTCGGATCGTATTCGCGAAGCTTGGCATACTTTTCCCATTCTTCCCTTGCACTGGGATTTTCCTCAAGATACTCCTCAAGAATCTCGTCCGCGTTAACATACATGCTTCTAAACTTAAAGCAAGGAAAGGTTTTCCCGCCAACACCAAGCCTATCAGCAACATAGAACACGGGACCGGGAGAATCAAGCTTTATCAGTATAGCTATGACAAGAAAGAGAGGAGAAAGGAGCACGAGAGAGGGAATGGAAATCAGGAGATCAAAAATCCTCTTTACACAAGCATTCCATCCCTTTATAAGATTTCTCCTTACTTCTATAAGAAAAAGACCTTCCACTTCCTCAAGGCGAGCCGACGCAGAAGAAATACCATATATATCAGGGATTACCTTAACGGGGATGCCAAGTCGCTCACACCTTCTCGCCACAGGAAGAAGCTTTTCTCTCGGGAGAGAAGGAAGCGCTATTATGACGCCACCTATTTTATGTTCGCTAACGAATCTCTCAACATCGTCGAGCTTTCCCATAACTGGTAAGCCGTCCACTACTTCCCCGACCTTAAAGTCATCGAGAAAACCAACCGGATCATAACCCCATAGGGGATACTTTCTTATCTTTGACAGGATTAATCTACCAGCTTTGCCAGCACCAAGAATAAGAATCTTTATTCTCGATATCCCCAATCGCCAGATAATATATCTCAAGAGATACCTCATTCCAAAGAGGATGGGAAGAGAAACGATAAAGGAAAGCATTATCACCGCCCTTGAATAGCTTAAAAGCCTGTAAAGGAAGCTGAAAGAAAGAAAAAGCAAAGCGGTGATAAGAGTAGCCCTTCCTATGTAAAAAAGCTCATCGAGGGGATCTAAGAAAGGCTCCCGGTAGAGACCTTCAAGCGCCATAGTGAAAATCCATACCAAGGCAATGAAAGGCAGAATGTTAAGATACTGAGACCACGGAATGGGACCTGCCTTAAAAAAATTAGCGAGAAGATCATATCTGAGAAAGTAAGCTAAAGCGAAAGATAAAGCGAAAGAGATGGTATCTCCCAAAAGGAGGAAAGCACGCGTCAAGCTCGCTCACCTCTCAATCTCGCTAATATAAAGAGATGTTAATCTACCAATTAAAGCGCTAACAGAATACTCTCTTTCAACTCTCTCTCTTCCTTTCGCCCCCATTTTCAACCTAAGGTCAGGGTTCTCCATTAGCTTTCTTAAATAAGAAACGAGCTCCTCCTCGCACTTCCCGATATACCCCGTTATTCCATGCACAACAAGATCCCTATTCCCAACTACATCCGTAGCCACGACGGGCTTGGAACAAGCCATCGCCTCAAGAACCGCTATAGGCATTCCTTCCCACAGTGAAGTTTGAAGGTATATATCTATGCTTTTGAGAAAAGAGACTGCCCTTTCTCTTTCCATCCAGCCGAGAATTTTAACAGGGGAGCCTATAAGCTCCTTCTCAAGCTCTCCACCACCTATCCAGAGAAATTCAACCCTTTTAGAGGAAAGCTTCTCCGCTATGCTTCTAAAAAGCCAGGGAGCTC
Encoded proteins:
- a CDS encoding DUF4143 domain-containing protein, whose product is KLSRELDFTIHYWRSKEKAEVDFVLRKGEEILPIEVKWYAGKSLSPPRSLRSFIKRYNPPLAIILTPNTEGFGRAENTDIKISPFYKADELIRKRFCEYR
- a CDS encoding prepilin-type N-terminal cleavage/methylation domain-containing protein; this translates as MKKKGLTLIELLVALAIAAFIGGSLLGLLLGVTRSKSFSETISTENQIVRGLFDLLYSDLRCSFQTKRGLNFVGEKNRLSFLKMGIHSLERVEYEFKDGEFKRNDETVLKDKKFSISFRFLKKRRWLSSWKKAGSKPDAVEVSIKYGTDAFKALIPTH
- a CDS encoding choice-of-anchor D domain-containing protein encodes the protein MKKLFAGILFLLLLSLPGYAWGANWTVMVYMAADNNLESAAINDFLELSSIGSSGEVNIVVQLDRGGHDSSYGGWTTANRFYITQGMEPTLNNAILDWGDGQGGREVDMGDPEVLKDFVSWAMSNYPANHYLLVIWNHGQGWKGKDQRKGFLPLKWVCLDETSNDVLWAYELRNALEGMNLNIVAMDACLMATIEIMSELNGIANYYVASEETIPFNGYPYDDIMSVLVSSPTMTPEELCQTIVEKYRDSYMSSSFSITLSAFNMSKFSDLLNALNDLTNEILSSSGWNTLMDARSRVQSFYGNYEIDLHHLAVLLEGNFSKASEVKEAIENGIVAEYHSSSLTGAYGVSIYFPSGREYNPFYDDPRRSFTNDSSWDDLLRSYFEETAPSLNAPWSDNKPDIDGSIGSEEWSDAAVIENGSVKLYLKCDERYLYIAVDDPADPQVNEGDKVGIYFDTNGDWKWPSVKGNEGNYWIKSTDGTWQGLFRAIWGSVGMPNYDETPTTVSSDELAFAVSTSSGHLQYEVRIDYTARWNVHLEDEVHLYIFVYDAGGNKDDIDWPADLTGSDFGYFSPVNYAKLTLGEGGGVPSMQVSPESIDFGEVKIDETESATLTITNVGTGVLNIEASLTGEDSSNFSIFPASLKVLPDESGTITVYFSPEEEGTLDGFVKLETNDPEKNIYYVYIKGKGKKDENNDIFGGCSASPGKENLPLLLLLVPLLIALRSRLNKPPCP
- a CDS encoding sugar transferase, with translation MTRAFLLLGDTISFALSFALAYFLRYDLLANFFKAGPIPWSQYLNILPFIALVWIFTMALEGLYREPFLDPLDELFYIGRATLITALLFLSFSFLYRLLSYSRAVIMLSFIVSLPILFGMRYLLRYIIWRLGISRIKILILGAGKAGRLILSKIRKYPLWGYDPVGFLDDFKVGEVVDGLPVMGKLDDVERFVSEHKIGGVIIALPSLPREKLLPVARRCERLGIPVKVIPDIYGISSASARLEEVEGLFLIEVRRNLIKGWNACVKRIFDLLISIPSLVLLSPLFLVIAILIKLDSPGPVFYVADRLGVGGKTFPCFKFRSMYVNADEILEEYLEENPSAREEWEKYAKLREYDPRVTRVGKFLRKWSLDELPQLWNVLRGDMSIVGPRPYLPREREKIGEYFDVILEVKPGITGLWQISGRNLTTFEERLRLDAYYIQNWSLWLDIKIILRTFLVVFMGKGAY